One window of Camelina sativa cultivar DH55 chromosome 4, Cs, whole genome shotgun sequence genomic DNA carries:
- the LOC104781279 gene encoding cyclin-dependent kinase B1-1-like — MEKYEKLEKVGEGTYGKVYKAMEKGTGKLVALKKTRLEMDEEGIPPTALREISLLQMLSTSIYVVRLLCVEHVHQPPSTKSQPPKSNLYLVFEYLDTDLKKFIDSYRKGPNPKPLEPFLIQKLMFQLCKGVAHCHSHGVLHRDLKPQNLLLVKDKELLKIADLGLGRAFTVPLKSYTHEIVTLWYRAPEVLLGSTHYSTAVDMWSVGCIFAEMVRRQALFPGDSEFQQLLHIFRLLGTPTEQQWPGVSTLRDWHVYPKWDPQDLTLAVPSLSPHGVDLLTKLLKYNPAERISAKAALDHPYFDSLDKSQF, encoded by the exons atggagaagtaCGAGAAGCTAGAGAAGGTCGGAGAAGGAACATACGGCAAAGTCTACAAAGCGATGGAGAAAGGAACTGGTAAGCTCGTAGCTCTGAAGAAGACTCGTCTCGAGATGGACGAAGAAGGTATCCCACCAACCGCGCTTCGTGAGATCTCGCTTCTCCAGATGTTATCTACATCGATCTACGTTGTTCGATTGCTCTGCGTCGAACACGTTCATCAGCCTCCTTCAACCAAATCCCAACCCCCCAAATCCAACCTCTATCTCGTTTTCGAGTATCTCGACACTGATCTTAAGAAATTCATCGATTCGTATCGGAAAGGACCTAATCCTAAGCCGCTTGAGCCTTTTCTGATTCAGAAGTTGATGTTTCAGCTTTGTAAAGGAGTCGCGCATTGTCATAGCCACGGTGTGCTTCACCGTGATTTGAAACCGcagaatcttcttcttgtgaAAGATAAAGAGCTTCTTAAGATTGCTGATTTGGGTCTTGGTCGTGCTTTTACTGTTCCTCTTAAGTCGTATACGCATGAGATTGTTACTCTTTGGTATAGAGCACCTGAAGTTCTTCTTGGATCCACTCATTATTCAACTGCTGTTGACATGTGGTCTGTTGGTTGTATCTTTG CTGAGATGGTTAGGAGGCAAGCTCTCTTCCCTGGCGATTCTGAGTTTCAGCAGTTGCTTCATATCTTCAG GTTGCTAGGAACACCAACTGAGCAGCAATGGCCGGGTGTTTCCACTCTCCGTGACTGGCATGTCTACCCTAAGTGGGATCCGCAAGACTTAACTCTTGCTGTTCCTTCTCTTTCACCTCATGGAGTTGATCTTCTCACG AAATTGCTCAAGTACAATCCAGCCGAAAGAATCTCAGCAAAAGCAGCACTTGATCACCCATATTTCGACAGCCTTGACAAGTCTCAGTTCTGA